One stretch of Schistocerca nitens isolate TAMUIC-IGC-003100 chromosome 11, iqSchNite1.1, whole genome shotgun sequence DNA includes these proteins:
- the LOC126213290 gene encoding uncharacterized protein LOC126213290: MEESLDASLPVDTAVASSRGLQQQQQQQPPAAADSTTPTRSVTPTAAASPRAAAVCRTACLSLSLPSLFTLGTGRSFAAPCLLYPAAMWRPPCCHLFCMLMSAPDCGRIPLYSAVECSRVRAGCSRLFPWQRPRGLWLRLRSLCILNLLLDALLLCGIIFHGNVLPQWKI; encoded by the exons ATGGAAGAATCGCTGGACGCTTCCTTGCCGGTCGACACG GCTGTGGCGAGCTCGAGAGgtcttcagcagcagcagcagcagcagccaccggCAGCCGCGGACTCGACCACACCCACCCGCAGCGTCACCCCCACCGCGGCCGCTTCACCACGCGCCGCAGCGGTCTGCAGAACTGCCTGCCTCTCGCTGTCCCTCCCATCTCTGTTCACTCTGGGCACCGGCAGGAGCTTTGCGGCGCCCTGCCTGCTGTATCCTGCCGCTATGTGGAGGCCGCCCTGCTGCCACTTGTTCTGTATGTTGATGTCGGCCCCCGACTGCGGCAGAATTCCGCTGTACAGTGCGGTGGAGTGTAGCCGCGTTCGCGCCGGTTGTTCGCGTCTGTTCCCCTGGCAGAGACCTCGAGGTCTTTGGCTGCGTCTCCGTTCTCTGTGCATTTTGAATCTGCTTCTCGATGCCTTGCTCCTTTGCGGTATTATTTTCCACGGAAATGTGTTGCCGCAGTGGAAAATCTGA